A genomic window from Motacilla alba alba isolate MOTALB_02 chromosome 6, Motacilla_alba_V1.0_pri, whole genome shotgun sequence includes:
- the FGF8 gene encoding fibroblast growth factor 8 isoform X1, translated as MDPCSSLFSYVLMHLFVLCLQAQVTVQSPPNFTQHVREQSLVTDQLSRRLVRTYQLYSRTSGKHVQILDNKKINAMAEDGDVHAKLIVETDTFGSRVRIKGAATGFYICMNKKGKLIGKSNGKGKDCVFTEIVLENNYTALQNAKYEGWYMAFTRKGRPRKGSKTRQHQREVHFMKRLPKGHQTTEPHRRFEFLNYPFNRRSKRTRNSRAGP; from the exons ATGGACCCCTGCTCTTCGCTCTTCAGCTACGT gtTAATGCACTTGTTCGTCCTCTGCCTGCAAGCCCAG GTAACTGTTCAGTCCCCACCTAATTTTACACAGCATgtgagggagcagagcctggtgacAGATCAGCTCAGCCGGCGGCTTGTCCGTACCTACCAGCTGTACAGCCGGACCAGCGGGAAACATGTGCAGATCTTGGACAACAAGAAAATCAATGCGATGGCAGAGGATGGGGATGTGCACG ccAAGCTCATCGTGGAGACAGACACCTTTGGGAGCCGCGTGCGTATCAAGGGGGCAGCCACGGGCTTCTACATCTGCATGAACAAGAAGGGGAAGCTGATTGGCAAG AGCAACGGCAAAGGCAAGGACTGTGTCTTCACAGAGATCGTGCTGGAGAACAACTACACGGCGCTGCAGAACGCCAAGTACGAGGGCTGGTACATGGCCTTCACCCGCAAGGGCCGCCCGCGCAAGGGCTCCAAGACCCGGCAGCACCAGCGGGAGGTGCATTTCATGAAGAGGCTCCCCAAGGGCCACCAGACCACCGAGCCCCACAGACGCTTTGAGTTCCTCAACTACCCCTTCAACCGCAGAAGTAAAAGGACTAGAAACTCCAGAGCGGGCCCTTGA
- the FGF8 gene encoding fibroblast growth factor 8 isoform X2: MDPCSSLFSYVLMHLFVLCLQAQHVREQSLVTDQLSRRLVRTYQLYSRTSGKHVQILDNKKINAMAEDGDVHAKLIVETDTFGSRVRIKGAATGFYICMNKKGKLIGKSNGKGKDCVFTEIVLENNYTALQNAKYEGWYMAFTRKGRPRKGSKTRQHQREVHFMKRLPKGHQTTEPHRRFEFLNYPFNRRSKRTRNSRAGP, encoded by the exons ATGGACCCCTGCTCTTCGCTCTTCAGCTACGT gtTAATGCACTTGTTCGTCCTCTGCCTGCAAGCCCAG CATgtgagggagcagagcctggtgacAGATCAGCTCAGCCGGCGGCTTGTCCGTACCTACCAGCTGTACAGCCGGACCAGCGGGAAACATGTGCAGATCTTGGACAACAAGAAAATCAATGCGATGGCAGAGGATGGGGATGTGCACG ccAAGCTCATCGTGGAGACAGACACCTTTGGGAGCCGCGTGCGTATCAAGGGGGCAGCCACGGGCTTCTACATCTGCATGAACAAGAAGGGGAAGCTGATTGGCAAG AGCAACGGCAAAGGCAAGGACTGTGTCTTCACAGAGATCGTGCTGGAGAACAACTACACGGCGCTGCAGAACGCCAAGTACGAGGGCTGGTACATGGCCTTCACCCGCAAGGGCCGCCCGCGCAAGGGCTCCAAGACCCGGCAGCACCAGCGGGAGGTGCATTTCATGAAGAGGCTCCCCAAGGGCCACCAGACCACCGAGCCCCACAGACGCTTTGAGTTCCTCAACTACCCCTTCAACCGCAGAAGTAAAAGGACTAGAAACTCCAGAGCGGGCCCTTGA